The proteins below are encoded in one region of Buttiauxella gaviniae:
- a CDS encoding type II toxin-antitoxin system RelE/ParE family toxin: MEYFEFVETPTFVRQREGLLDDDTFQQLQEYLIRQHVVGDTIRNTGGCKKLRWNRPGTGKRGGVRVIYYAVTSKGRLYLLTIYAKNVKDDMTEAEKAVFKRLTEHLDQALSILHHEDLRTT, from the coding sequence ATGGAATATTTTGAGTTTGTCGAAACGCCAACATTTGTCAGGCAGCGCGAAGGTTTGCTGGATGATGACACCTTCCAACAGCTTCAGGAGTATTTGATCAGGCAACATGTGGTCGGCGACACAATAAGGAACACCGGGGGCTGCAAGAAACTCAGATGGAATCGCCCCGGTACAGGAAAACGTGGCGGCGTGCGGGTTATCTATTACGCAGTGACTTCCAAAGGCCGGCTTTATCTGCTGACGATTTACGCAAAAAACGTCAAGGACGATATGACGGAAGCGGAAAAAGCCGTATTCAAGCGGTTAACGGAACATCTGGATCAGGCATTATCAATTCTTCATCACGAAGATTTAAGGACAACATGA
- a CDS encoding restriction endonuclease subunit S, which yields MAEAFGNLPDGWVATDLGEYLYLKNGFAFKSNDYVLPSDTTYPVIRISDLDGSVATSEKAVHVQNAPVGFEIIKGDLLIAMSGATTGKLGLFIDKIPALQNQRVGKLMFCAEKYGNITYRNYLLSYLSSDILKIAYGGAQPNISGKAIESLVIPFAPYEEQKVITAKLDVIIALVDSIKTRLDQIPQSLKRFRQAVLSAAVSGRLTADWRGSHTYHSVNLNLSKYNISTSFSTNWKVKVLSDSCSIISGNAFKSTEFNDSDGVPVIKISNVQYGDFEIKNQQFLPLPYLTQFERYQIKPGDVLMALTRPITNDTLKVCRYPEGQPVGVLNQRVCKFSFSNSTEKYFFEVLFQSDYFKVQVSDKLSETLQPNLSPKDLKNLIVVLPGEFEQKEILRRVEKLFAWADNIEKQVAEAQKRVNNLTQSILAKAFRGELTEQWRKDNPDLISGENSAAALLERIKAERAAQTKKPKKKV from the coding sequence ATGGCTGAGGCATTTGGGAATTTGCCTGATGGGTGGGTGGCTACGGATTTAGGCGAATATTTGTATTTGAAAAACGGGTTCGCTTTTAAAAGCAATGATTATGTGCTGCCCAGTGACACTACCTATCCGGTGATAAGAATATCAGATCTGGATGGTAGTGTTGCAACATCGGAAAAAGCTGTCCATGTCCAAAATGCACCAGTTGGGTTCGAAATTATAAAGGGTGATTTGTTGATTGCAATGTCAGGTGCAACGACAGGAAAACTTGGTCTATTTATAGACAAAATCCCTGCACTTCAAAATCAACGTGTCGGTAAGCTGATGTTCTGCGCTGAAAAATATGGAAACATTACATACAGAAATTATTTATTATCATATTTATCAAGTGATATATTAAAAATTGCTTATGGTGGGGCGCAGCCAAATATATCTGGTAAAGCAATTGAGTCGCTGGTTATCCCTTTCGCTCCTTACGAGGAGCAGAAAGTTATTACGGCTAAGCTCGATGTTATTATAGCCCTAGTCGACAGTATCAAAACCCGTCTCGATCAAATCCCGCAAAGCCTAAAACGTTTCCGTCAGGCGGTGCTGAGTGCTGCGGTGAGTGGCAGATTAACTGCTGACTGGAGGGGTAGTCATACTTATCATAGTGTGAATCTCAATCTTTCAAAATATAATATTTCGACGAGTTTCTCTACTAATTGGAAAGTTAAAGTCTTGAGTGATTCATGTAGTATTATATCAGGGAATGCATTTAAAAGTACGGAGTTTAACGACTCTGATGGCGTGCCAGTAATAAAAATATCGAATGTACAATATGGGGATTTTGAAATAAAAAATCAACAGTTCCTTCCGTTGCCATATCTCACGCAATTTGAACGATATCAAATAAAACCTGGTGATGTCTTAATGGCTCTGACGCGACCAATAACTAATGATACATTAAAAGTATGTAGATACCCTGAGGGACAACCCGTGGGGGTTTTAAATCAACGAGTGTGTAAATTTAGTTTCTCCAATTCTACTGAGAAATATTTTTTTGAAGTACTATTCCAGTCTGATTATTTCAAAGTTCAAGTTTCAGATAAGTTGTCAGAAACGCTCCAGCCAAATTTATCTCCTAAAGATCTAAAAAATCTAATTGTGGTATTACCAGGTGAATTTGAGCAGAAAGAAATTCTTAGACGAGTCGAAAAACTGTTTGCCTGGGCCGACAATATCGAAAAGCAGGTGGCTGAAGCACAAAAGCGCGTCAATAACCTTACTCAGTCGATTCTGGCTAAAGCGTTTCGCGGTGAATTGACCGAACAGTGGCGCAAAGACAATCCGGATTTAATCAGCGGGGAAAACAGCGCCGCTGCTTTACTGGAAAGAATCAAAGCGGAACGTGCGGCGCAAACGAAGAAACCTAAGAAGAAGGTGTGA
- the nadS gene encoding NadS family protein — protein sequence MDKQLFEELVQSMEEMVAIEKGEMQPARVHRHAIPNVKALRETSGLKQEEFAQAVGVSPSLVQSWEQKRRIPSGPSLKILLMLEHNPAVINVLLAL from the coding sequence ATGGATAAGCAACTTTTCGAAGAACTTGTGCAAAGCATGGAAGAGATGGTGGCTATTGAAAAAGGCGAAATGCAGCCAGCACGAGTCCATCGCCACGCAATTCCCAATGTAAAAGCTTTACGTGAAACCAGCGGTTTAAAACAAGAAGAGTTCGCCCAGGCGGTTGGCGTGAGCCCCTCTCTGGTACAAAGCTGGGAACAAAAGCGTCGAATTCCTTCCGGGCCATCACTCAAAATATTACTGATGCTGGAGCATAATCCGGCGGTGATTAATGTGCTGCTGGCGCTTTAA